The Lutibacter profundi genome includes a region encoding these proteins:
- a CDS encoding DUF6973 domain-containing protein, with protein sequence MKKKQIKTYLKNGILLLGISLLLWNCEKSDLTVTVDSEVTKSLLTQKSVKLSDIPDVKDFLNLKVKNKLSSKTGTLNDAIFDIDNILEVIDTLGNINYTFRFTLPNSSLDTFYNLVVGKTPPGELKTPFVLKYTCDETSLDLYIDNNYNFSFFKGTISLHKYTDFFEQGYFSKTEATNCPPELDQNGDPIPCEIQPIDGSGSSSGEGVDGTGDNTTSGGSGPITSGGSSCQYVGVYVMGCGGTNSHRLHTLGSCGGDKSIASYFSVWNCAMQKASKTQVDCPPCSNLIEGGVGINTISLKSMRTTLKNKLTLNSSQINWVNNSKNDKEVTNIYNFLQTQNIDGNYAAGVTNFSKLAIDTYIDKSDFDLNTFNNFNQFIPDYKARMTQQELSIFNSMSIKLQTRYLYNANEAQNKAFELFPGVQRNTKADAFRHSYFHSLNTYFIGENLSIQLGDAHENETPNSLILEKVMDLFNNQVGREKSKTPAIYFNAYGTIVVRIYNAIQNGELKYLNPLNSDGTINSTTQLIPTNQ encoded by the coding sequence ATGAAAAAGAAACAAATCAAAACTTACTTAAAAAATGGGATTCTATTACTTGGAATTTCATTATTGCTATGGAATTGTGAAAAATCTGATTTAACCGTAACTGTTGATTCTGAAGTTACTAAAAGTTTATTAACTCAAAAATCTGTTAAACTTTCTGACATACCTGATGTTAAAGATTTTTTAAACTTAAAAGTAAAAAATAAACTTTCTTCTAAAACAGGTACACTAAATGATGCTATTTTTGATATAGATAATATTTTAGAAGTTATTGATACACTAGGTAATATAAACTATACTTTTCGATTTACTTTACCAAATTCTTCTTTAGATACGTTTTACAATTTAGTGGTTGGTAAAACGCCTCCAGGAGAACTAAAAACTCCTTTTGTCTTAAAGTACACTTGTGATGAAACATCGCTTGACTTATACATTGACAACAATTATAATTTTAGTTTTTTCAAAGGAACAATCTCCTTACATAAATATACAGATTTTTTTGAACAAGGCTACTTCTCTAAAACAGAAGCAACAAATTGCCCTCCAGAGTTAGACCAAAATGGAGACCCAATACCTTGTGAAATACAACCTATTGATGGAAGTGGAAGTAGCTCAGGAGAAGGAGTTGATGGAACAGGTGATAATACCACATCCGGTGGTAGTGGGCCTATTACTTCTGGAGGTAGCAGCTGTCAGTATGTTGGTGTTTATGTTATGGGATGTGGAGGAACTAATTCTCATAGATTACACACATTAGGTTCCTGTGGTGGTGATAAATCCATTGCTAGTTACTTTTCTGTGTGGAATTGTGCCATGCAAAAAGCAAGTAAAACCCAAGTTGATTGCCCTCCTTGCTCTAATTTAATTGAAGGAGGGGTAGGTATTAATACTATATCTCTTAAATCCATGAGGACAACACTTAAAAATAAACTTACTCTTAATTCATCACAAATTAATTGGGTTAATAACTCTAAAAATGATAAGGAAGTAACTAATATTTACAACTTTTTACAAACTCAAAATATTGATGGAAATTATGCTGCTGGAGTAACTAACTTTTCGAAACTTGCTATTGACACTTATATTGATAAAAGTGATTTTGATTTAAATACTTTCAATAATTTTAACCAGTTTATTCCAGACTATAAAGCACGGATGACTCAACAAGAGTTATCAATCTTTAATTCAATGTCAATAAAACTCCAAACAAGGTATTTATATAATGCTAATGAAGCTCAAAACAAAGCCTTTGAATTATTCCCAGGGGTTCAAAGAAATACAAAAGCTGATGCATTTAGGCATTCATATTTTCACAGTCTAAACACATATTTCATTGGTGAAAATTTATCAATACAACTAGGAGATGCACATGAAAACGAGACACCTAATTCATTAATTCTAGAAAAAGTGATGGATTTGTTTAATAATCAAGTCGGTCGTGAAAAATCTAAAACACCAGCAATATATTTTAATGCTTACGGTACTATAGTTGTTAGAATCTATAATGCAATCCAAAATGGTGAATTAAAATATTTAAATCCATTAAATAGTGATGGAACAATAAATTCTACAACCCAATTAATTCCTACAAATCAATAA
- a CDS encoding type II toxin-antitoxin system PemK/MazF family toxin has protein sequence MELKQYSIILVNLDPTIGSEIKKTRPCVIISPDEMNKHLNTIIVAPMTTNMRKYPTRVPVAHNGKKGMITIDQIRTIDKTRIIKIFDKLSSSEIIKCKEIIKETFVD, from the coding sequence ATGGAATTAAAACAGTATTCTATAATTTTGGTCAATCTTGATCCAACTATTGGAAGTGAGATAAAAAAGACAAGACCTTGTGTGATTATTTCACCTGACGAAATGAACAAACATCTGAACACGATAATTGTCGCCCCAATGACAACGAATATGAGAAAATATCCGACTAGAGTACCTGTAGCTCATAACGGGAAAAAAGGAATGATTACAATTGACCAAATAAGAACTATTGACAAAACGAGAATTATCAAAATATTTGACAAATTATCAAGTTCGGAAATAATAAAATGTAAAGAAATAATCAAAGAAACGTTTGTTGATTAA
- a CDS encoding integrase core domain-containing protein: MFNDFTENEIPSVVTVHNILKRHGLVCPQKRLRRVKPVYPIFDPKVCNEVWSADYKGKFLMGNKVYCHPLTIADSKSRFLFTAKGHYKETLKYAKAEFTKVFRKYGIPKQLHTDNGSPFGSVRAIQRFTQLSYWFIELGITPVFSDPAHPEQNGRHERMHRDLKAACAKPSAYDLKAQQRRLNHFVKEYNHIRPHEALGMETPASMHNFSTRPFPEKIPNFDYNSNLKILKVTQNGAIRWKSYYWVYLTAALKGKYVGIEDLGNGIWKVFYRDVFLGFFNETQLRNKEKSIRLETNLV, translated from the coding sequence TTGTTTAACGATTTTACAGAAAATGAGATCCCCTCGGTGGTTACTGTTCACAACATACTCAAAAGACACGGTTTAGTATGCCCTCAAAAAAGGTTAAGAAGAGTCAAACCTGTATATCCTATTTTTGATCCAAAAGTGTGTAATGAAGTATGGAGTGCAGATTACAAAGGAAAGTTTTTAATGGGTAATAAAGTGTATTGTCACCCACTGACCATTGCTGATTCCAAAAGTAGATTTTTATTCACAGCTAAAGGACATTATAAAGAAACTTTAAAGTACGCAAAGGCTGAATTTACAAAGGTTTTTAGGAAATATGGAATCCCTAAACAACTCCACACAGACAACGGAAGTCCCTTTGGGTCTGTTCGTGCTATTCAACGATTTACACAACTCTCCTATTGGTTTATTGAACTTGGAATTACACCCGTTTTTTCTGACCCAGCACACCCAGAACAAAACGGAAGACACGAACGTATGCATCGCGATTTAAAAGCGGCTTGTGCCAAACCTTCAGCCTATGACTTAAAAGCACAACAAAGACGTTTAAATCACTTTGTAAAAGAATATAATCACATAAGACCTCACGAAGCTTTAGGGATGGAAACACCTGCTTCAATGCATAACTTTTCCACCAGACCTTTTCCTGAAAAAATACCTAACTTTGACTATAATTCAAATCTCAAAATTTTAAAAGTAACTCAAAATGGAGCAATCAGATGGAAGTCGTATTATTGGGTATATTTAACAGCAGCTTTAAAAGGAAAATACGTAGGTATTGAAGATTTAGGTAATGGAATTTGGAAAGTCTTTTATAGAGACGTATTTTTAGGTTTCTTTAATGAAACACAATTAAGAAATAAAGAAAAGTCAATAAGGTTAGAAACTAATTTAGTGTAA
- a CDS encoding AIPR family protein encodes MSNNRIILDGCISIFKDNNELDNNDSEIFELFSLTQIHKDKSLTYENIESSIVDGGNDGGIDALMVLIDEEYVENIDDLENFKFSNTTKSRFIISQCKKEKSFKESAIDKLITTIPVLFDLEKSERNLLTRFNSDLVNQVLLLVDVWKKTIIGGGSIFIEYIYATNATEIEVNDVFNQKVSQLIEQTKNIFSTDQIFFNKYSSAELLSLYQKQKSNRLALEFKDRPLSTDYDENGIGYIGTVKLANYKEFLTSETGDIRDDLFESNIRHFQGLVDVNKKIKKTIENASNEDFWWLNNGITIIAEDPKEVGKKLTIENIQIVNGLQTSYSIFNTHNGSQDDNRSVLVKVIINNNKETTDNIIASTNSQNPVSATLLRATEPIQRNLELFFLNEGYYYDRRKNYYKNQGKPSTKIFSIQYTAQTIQSIVFDDPHTARARPTSLLKSQTTYNNIFDDNKNFKGYLNCCLINKKTHNFWLKHNALDIKLKTSNFKLHLSCVVIKELFNKKSVSFDEIVEVDLESIDQNLFDRSINLLNEKIDAYLAENENRNLINIAKSKEFTNYVFDKYE; translated from the coding sequence ATGAGTAATAACAGAATAATATTAGATGGTTGTATATCAATTTTCAAAGATAATAACGAGTTAGATAATAATGATAGTGAAATTTTTGAACTTTTTTCATTAACTCAAATTCATAAAGATAAAAGTTTAACCTACGAAAACATCGAAAGTTCTATTGTTGACGGTGGAAATGATGGTGGAATTGATGCTTTGATGGTATTAATTGATGAAGAGTATGTTGAAAACATTGATGATCTTGAGAATTTCAAGTTTAGTAATACAACGAAAAGTCGTTTTATAATTTCACAATGTAAAAAAGAAAAATCTTTTAAAGAAAGTGCAATTGATAAATTAATTACTACCATTCCAGTATTATTTGATCTTGAAAAATCTGAAAGAAATCTTTTAACAAGATTTAATTCAGATTTAGTCAACCAAGTTTTATTACTTGTTGATGTTTGGAAAAAAACTATAATAGGTGGTGGTTCAATTTTTATAGAATATATTTACGCAACAAATGCCACTGAAATAGAAGTTAATGATGTGTTTAATCAAAAAGTAAGTCAACTTATTGAACAAACAAAAAATATTTTTTCAACCGATCAAATATTTTTTAATAAATATAGTAGTGCTGAATTATTAAGCCTATACCAAAAACAAAAATCAAACAGACTTGCTTTAGAATTTAAAGATAGACCGCTATCAACTGACTATGATGAAAATGGTATTGGCTACATTGGAACAGTAAAACTTGCAAATTATAAAGAATTTTTAACTTCTGAAACAGGCGATATTAGAGATGATTTATTTGAAAGCAATATTCGTCACTTTCAAGGTTTGGTAGATGTAAACAAAAAGATAAAAAAAACTATTGAAAATGCGTCAAATGAAGATTTTTGGTGGTTAAATAATGGAATTACAATAATTGCTGAAGATCCAAAAGAAGTTGGTAAAAAATTAACAATTGAAAATATACAAATTGTTAATGGCCTTCAAACTTCTTACTCAATATTTAACACTCATAATGGTTCACAAGATGATAATAGGTCTGTATTAGTAAAGGTCATTATCAATAATAATAAAGAAACTACAGATAATATTATTGCTTCAACAAATAGTCAAAATCCAGTTTCTGCAACATTATTAAGAGCAACCGAACCAATTCAACGTAATTTAGAACTCTTTTTTCTTAATGAAGGTTATTATTATGACAGACGTAAAAATTACTATAAAAATCAAGGAAAACCTTCTACTAAAATTTTTAGTATACAATATACTGCTCAGACAATTCAATCCATCGTTTTTGATGATCCACATACTGCCAGAGCGAGACCTACATCATTATTAAAATCACAAACAACTTATAATAATATATTTGATGATAATAAAAACTTTAAAGGTTATCTTAATTGTTGTTTAATAAACAAAAAAACTCATAATTTTTGGCTAAAACATAATGCATTAGATATTAAATTAAAAACTTCTAATTTTAAATTACATTTAAGTTGTGTTGTTATTAAAGAACTTTTTAATAAAAAATCGGTTTCATTTGATGAAATAGTAGAAGTTGATTTGGAAAGTATTGATCAAAATTTATTTGATCGTTCAATAAACTTATTGAATGAAAAAATTGATGCTTATTTAGCAGAAAATGAAAATAGAAATCTAATAAATATCGCAAAATCGAAAGAATTCACAAATTATGTGTTTGATAAATATGAATAA
- a CDS encoding DUF1287 domain-containing protein, which yields MKKIILLILIIISSLTYGQEVGVQNLSDAAIELTRQKVTYDPSYFSINYPNGDIPSDKGVCTDVIIRAFRKTGIDLQKEVHEDMKSNFNLYPKNWGLKTTDKNIDHRRVPNLMKFFERKGTVKVKSTNPSDYKPGDIICWNLSGGITHIGIVVKRKSSDNKRYLIVHNIGAGQVLEDCMFDFRIIGHYRYD from the coding sequence ATGAAAAAGATTATTCTGCTAATATTGATAATAATTTCGAGTCTAACTTACGGACAAGAAGTTGGAGTTCAAAATCTATCTGATGCTGCAATAGAACTTACAAGACAAAAAGTAACTTACGACCCAAGTTATTTCTCAATCAATTACCCAAACGGAGATATTCCGAGTGATAAAGGAGTTTGTACAGATGTCATAATAAGAGCTTTCCGAAAAACTGGAATTGATTTGCAAAAAGAAGTTCACGAGGATATGAAATCTAACTTTAATCTCTATCCGAAAAATTGGGGATTAAAAACAACTGATAAAAATATTGACCATCGGAGAGTTCCTAATTTGATGAAATTCTTTGAGAGAAAAGGAACTGTAAAAGTTAAATCGACAAACCCGAGTGATTATAAACCGGGAGATATAATTTGTTGGAATTTATCGGGAGGAATTACTCACATTGGAATTGTTGTAAAAAGAAAATCATCAGATAATAAAAGATATTTGATTGTTCACAATATCGGAGCAGGACAAGTTTTAGAGGACTGTATGTTTGATTTTAGGATTATTGGACATTATAGATACGATTGA
- a CDS encoding DUF3995 domain-containing protein yields MMTTILSISLLAIFTLLGFIHFYWLFGGKWGIEQALPTKEIGKKVIEPPKIATAIVGIGLISFGLFYLIKTGLINFQVPNWIITYGSWIIPSIFIIRAIGDFKYVGFFKKIKNTEFAKADSKWFAPLCLTIGIFGILIQLMNK; encoded by the coding sequence ATGATGACAACAATATTATCTATTAGCTTATTAGCCATTTTTACGTTACTAGGATTTATACATTTTTATTGGCTTTTTGGTGGGAAATGGGGCATTGAACAAGCTTTACCTACAAAAGAAATTGGAAAAAAAGTAATTGAACCACCAAAGATTGCTACTGCAATTGTTGGTATTGGTTTAATTTCATTTGGTTTATTTTATTTGATAAAAACAGGTTTAATTAATTTTCAAGTTCCGAATTGGATAATTACCTATGGTAGTTGGATAATACCAAGTATTTTCATTATTAGGGCAATAGGAGATTTTAAATATGTTGGTTTTTTCAAGAAAATAAAGAATACTGAATTTGCAAAAGCTGATTCAAAATGGTTTGCACCTTTATGTTTGACAATTGGAATATTTGGAATACTGATACAACTTATGAATAAATAA
- a CDS encoding AbrB/MazE/SpoVT family DNA-binding domain-containing protein, producing MEISIIKIGNSRGLRLSKTILEKYNIKEKVELILEKGQIILRPIEKPRKNWENEFKKMRLNQDDKLLMNDVFDDENLEEWN from the coding sequence ATGGAAATTTCTATTATTAAAATCGGAAATTCAAGAGGACTGCGTTTAAGTAAGACTATTTTGGAAAAATACAACATCAAAGAAAAAGTTGAGTTGATTCTTGAAAAAGGGCAAATTATTTTAAGACCAATTGAAAAACCAAGAAAAAATTGGGAAAATGAATTCAAAAAAATGAGATTAAATCAGGATGACAAATTGTTAATGAACGATGTGTTTGACGATGAAAATCTTGAGGAATGGAATTAA
- a CDS encoding integrase core domain-containing protein — protein MPWKETTTMEQKIEFICEWRTGKYTITELCKNFEISRPTAYKLINRFEKQGFEGLKEQSRTPKEHPNATKENIVDGILKLKKKHPRWGAKKINKLLFNDFTENEIPSVVTVHNILKRHGLVCPQKRLRRVKPVYPIFDPKVCNEVWSADYKGKFLMGNKVYCHPLTIADSKSRFLFTAKGHYKETLKYAKAEFTKVFRKYGIPKQLHTDNGSPFGSVRAIQRFTQLSYWFIELGITPVFSDPAHPEQNGRHERMHRDLKAACAKPSAYDLKAQQRRLNHFVKEYNHIRPHEALGMETPASMHNFSTRPFPEKIPNFDYNSNLKILKVTQNGAIRWKSYYWVYLTAALKGKYVGIEDLGNGIWKVFYRDVFLGFFNETQLRNKEKSIRLETNLV, from the coding sequence ATGCCTTGGAAAGAAACAACAACTATGGAACAAAAAATTGAATTTATTTGTGAATGGAGAACTGGAAAATATACCATCACAGAATTATGTAAAAACTTTGAAATCTCAAGACCCACCGCCTATAAGTTAATAAATAGGTTTGAAAAACAAGGTTTTGAAGGCTTAAAAGAGCAATCAAGAACTCCAAAGGAACATCCAAATGCGACAAAGGAAAATATTGTTGATGGGATACTTAAATTAAAGAAAAAACACCCACGCTGGGGAGCTAAAAAAATCAATAAACTATTGTTTAACGATTTTACAGAAAATGAGATCCCCTCGGTGGTTACTGTTCACAACATACTCAAAAGACACGGTTTAGTATGCCCTCAAAAAAGGTTAAGAAGAGTCAAACCTGTATATCCTATTTTTGATCCAAAAGTGTGTAATGAAGTATGGAGTGCAGATTACAAAGGAAAGTTTTTAATGGGTAATAAAGTGTATTGTCACCCACTGACCATTGCTGATTCCAAAAGTAGATTTTTATTCACAGCTAAAGGACATTATAAAGAAACTTTAAAGTACGCAAAGGCTGAATTTACAAAGGTTTTTAGGAAATATGGAATCCCTAAACAACTCCACACAGACAACGGAAGTCCCTTTGGGTCTGTTCGTGCTATTCAACGATTTACACAACTCTCCTATTGGTTTATTGAACTTGGAATTACACCCGTTTTTTCTGACCCAGCACACCCAGAACAAAACGGAAGACACGAACGTATGCATCGCGATTTAAAAGCGGCTTGTGCCAAACCTTCAGCCTATGACTTAAAAGCACAACAAAGACGTTTAAATCACTTTGTAAAAGAATATAATCACATAAGACCTCACGAAGCCTTAGGGATGGAAACACCTGCTTCAATGCATAACTTTTCCACCAGACCTTTTCCTGAAAAAATACCTAACTTTGACTATAATTCAAATCTCAAAATTTTAAAAGTAACTCAAAATGGAGCAATCAGATGGAAGTCGTATTATTGGGTATATTTAACAGCAGCTTTAAAAGGAAAATACGTAGGTATTGAAGATTTAGGTAATGGAATTTGGAAAGTCTTTTATAGAGACGTATTTTTAGGTTTCTTTAATGAAACACAATTAAGAAATAAAGAAAAGTCAATAAGGTTAGAAACTAATTTAGTGTAA
- a CDS encoding Imm27 family immunity protein, producing MNKKVIIGKWIFKENKMIADSNCGIIESMIKNEFVKLKSSEDGWTTRYKRNDGEIWELSYPENHLQGGGPPKLIQIK from the coding sequence ATGAATAAAAAAGTAATCATAGGAAAATGGATTTTTAAAGAGAATAAAATGATTGCTGATTCAAATTGTGGAATTATAGAATCAATGATTAAAAATGAGTTTGTTAAACTTAAATCAAGTGAAGATGGTTGGACAACTAGATATAAAAGAAACGATGGTGAAATTTGGGAATTGAGTTATCCCGAGAATCATTTACAAGGAGGTGGTCCACCAAAACTTATTCAAATCAAATAA
- a CDS encoding helix-turn-helix domain-containing protein, translating to MPWKETTTMEQKIEFICEWRTGKYTITELCKNFEISRPTAYKLINRFEKQGFEGLKEQSRTPKEHPNATKENIVDGILKLKKKHPRWGAKKSINYCLTILQKMRSPRWLLFTTYSKDTV from the coding sequence ATGCCTTGGAAAGAAACAACAACTATGGAACAAAAAATTGAATTTATTTGTGAATGGAGAACTGGAAAATATACCATCACAGAATTATGTAAAAACTTTGAAATCTCAAGACCCACCGCCTATAAGTTAATAAATAGGTTTGAAAAACAAGGTTTTGAAGGCTTAAAAGAGCAATCAAGAACTCCAAAGGAACATCCAAATGCGACAAAGGAAAATATTGTTGATGGGATACTTAAATTAAAGAAAAAACACCCACGCTGGGGAGCTAAAAAATCAATAAACTATTGTTTAACGATTTTACAGAAAATGAGATCCCCTCGGTGGTTACTGTTCACAACATACTCAAAAGACACGGTTTAG
- a CDS encoding FAD-dependent monooxygenase — MNIDIIGAGIGGLTTAIALEQKGIKTRIFEQAERIKSVGAGIILANNAMQVYEKLGLRKVIEENGNPISSMNITKPNLNPLSKIDLTYFEQKHNIKNIAIHRGTLQQILLDKLNSTEIKLNHKLTSIVENTNGYYLEFENGEQIQSSTVLGADGLNSIVRQNIFPNNSIRNANQICWRGITEFELPIKFKNELNEAWGKSERFGFVQIAENKVYWYALKSFKKNKNEFSINDLEQYFSDYNSVIKDIIKSTKKEQINAAEISDLKPTNIWFKDNVCLIGDSAHATTPNMGQGACQAIEDAFVLSECLYKYGITKAFLEYQKLRLPKAHQVVKASWLVGKMAHLKNPILIGLRNQMLRLMPSSINRKQNEQIFQLAEI; from the coding sequence ATGAACATAGATATTATTGGAGCAGGAATAGGAGGATTAACTACTGCAATTGCACTTGAACAAAAAGGAATTAAAACAAGAATATTTGAACAAGCTGAACGAATAAAATCAGTTGGGGCAGGAATTATTTTAGCTAATAATGCAATGCAAGTTTATGAAAAGTTAGGCTTACGAAAAGTAATTGAGGAGAATGGAAACCCAATATCTTCAATGAATATTACTAAACCCAACCTAAATCCACTTTCCAAAATTGACTTGACATATTTTGAACAAAAACATAATATCAAAAACATTGCAATTCATAGAGGAACATTACAACAGATATTACTTGATAAATTAAACTCAACCGAAATTAAACTTAACCATAAACTTACTTCAATTGTTGAAAACACAAATGGATATTATTTGGAATTTGAAAACGGAGAACAAATTCAATCCTCAACTGTTTTGGGAGCTGATGGACTAAACTCTATTGTTCGACAAAATATATTCCCGAATAATAGTATAAGAAATGCAAATCAAATATGCTGGAGAGGAATTACGGAATTCGAATTACCGATAAAATTTAAAAACGAATTAAACGAAGCTTGGGGAAAATCTGAACGATTTGGCTTTGTTCAAATTGCTGAAAATAAAGTTTATTGGTATGCTTTAAAATCGTTCAAAAAAAATAAGAATGAATTCTCTATCAACGATTTAGAGCAATATTTTAGCGATTATAATTCAGTAATTAAAGACATTATAAAATCAACTAAGAAGGAGCAAATAAATGCTGCCGAAATTTCAGATTTAAAACCAACAAACATTTGGTTTAAAGATAATGTATGTTTAATCGGAGATTCTGCACACGCAACAACCCCAAATATGGGTCAAGGTGCTTGTCAAGCTATCGAAGATGCTTTTGTGCTTTCAGAATGTTTATATAAATATGGGATTACTAAAGCATTTTTGGAATATCAAAAATTACGATTACCAAAAGCACATCAAGTAGTTAAAGCAAGTTGGCTCGTTGGGAAAATGGCACATCTTAAAAATCCAATATTAATTGGTTTACGCAATCAAATGTTAAGATTAATGCCTTCTTCAATTAATAGAAAACAGAATGAACAAATTTTTCAATTGGCAGAAATATGA
- a CDS encoding integrase core domain-containing protein gives MPWKETTTMEQKIEFICEWRTGKYTITELCKNFEISRPTAYKLINRFEKQGFEGLKEQSRTPKEHPNATKENIVDGILKLKKKHPRWGAKKINKLLFNDFTENEIPSVVTVHNILKRHGLVCPQKRLRRVKPVYPIFDPKVCNEVWSADYKGKFLMGNKVYCHPLTIADSKSRFLFTAKGHYKETLKYAKAEFTKVFRKYGIPKQLHTDNGSPFGSVRAIQRFTQLSYWFIELGIIPVFSDPAHPEQNGRHERMHRDLKAACAKPSAYDLKAQQRRLNHFVKEYNHIRPHEALGMETPASMHNFSTRPFPEKIPNFDYNSNLKILKVTQNGAIRWKSYYWVYLTAALKGKYVGIEDLGNGIWKVFYRDVFLGFFNETQLRNKEKSIRLETNLV, from the coding sequence ATGCCTTGGAAAGAAACAACAACTATGGAACAAAAAATTGAATTTATTTGTGAATGGAGAACTGGAAAATATACCATCACAGAATTATGTAAAAACTTTGAAATCTCAAGACCCACCGCCTATAAGTTAATAAATAGGTTTGAAAAACAAGGTTTTGAAGGCTTAAAAGAGCAATCAAGAACTCCAAAGGAACATCCAAATGCGACAAAGGAAAATATTGTTGATGGGATACTTAAATTAAAGAAAAAACACCCACGCTGGGGAGCTAAAAAAATCAATAAACTATTGTTTAACGATTTTACAGAAAATGAGATCCCCTCGGTGGTTACTGTTCACAACATACTCAAAAGACACGGTTTAGTATGCCCTCAAAAAAGGTTAAGAAGAGTCAAACCTGTATATCCTATTTTTGATCCAAAAGTGTGTAATGAAGTATGGAGTGCAGATTACAAAGGAAAGTTTTTAATGGGTAATAAAGTGTATTGTCACCCACTGACCATTGCTGATTCCAAAAGTAGATTTTTATTCACAGCTAAAGGACATTATAAAGAAACTTTAAAGTACGCAAAGGCTGAATTTACAAAGGTTTTTAGGAAATATGGAATCCCTAAACAACTCCACACAGACAACGGAAGTCCCTTTGGGTCTGTTCGTGCTATTCAACGATTTACACAACTCTCCTATTGGTTTATTGAACTTGGAATTATACCCGTTTTTTCTGACCCAGCACACCCAGAACAAAACGGAAGACACGAACGTATGCATCGCGATTTAAAAGCGGCTTGTGCCAAACCTTCAGCCTATGACTTAAAAGCACAACAAAGACGTTTAAATCACTTTGTAAAAGAATATAATCACATAAGACCTCACGAAGCCTTAGGGATGGAAACACCTGCTTCAATGCATAACTTTTCCACCAGACCTTTTCCTGAAAAAATACCTAACTTTGACTATAATTCAAATCTCAAAATTTTAAAAGTAACTCAAAATGGAGCAATCAGATGGAAGTCGTATTATTGGGTATATTTAACAGCAGCTTTAAAAGGAAAATACGTAGGTATTGAAGATTTAGGTAATGGAATTTGGAAAGTCTTTTATAGAGACGTATTTTTAGGTTTCTTTAATGAAACACAATTAAGAAATAAAGAAAAGTCAATAAGGTTAGAAACTAATTTAGTGTAA